The following nucleotide sequence is from Novipirellula artificiosorum.
TTGGGCAACTTGCAGGCCCTCTTGAAGCAGCACGGGGCGGACAGGACGATCCAGGACTGCGACTTGGCCGGGGCTGACGCGAGCGAGCGTCCGATCGGGTGTCAAGAGCGTCGTCGACTGAATCTGGCCCATTCGCGATTTCCATTTGCCGGAATCGCGACGCAGGTCGGCCAAGACCGGTTTCCAAAACTGCGCTCGCATGTCCTCTTCAAACGCCTCCGTCACACGCTTTAGCAAAGCGTCAAGCGTGGCAACTTCTGATCGCAAAATTTCTTGCAGGTCAAGGACGTGCGAGGCATGGTCCTCGATCACACTGTCCGCCAGTTTGCTGAACGAGGCCGCATCCATGACATCACCCGACCACGTCGGAACGCTTGGTGAAGACCCTGTCTTCGACGACGTCAGCGTCAACAACATCCGATCGCTACGTAACGCCTGCAACGCAAGCTCGCTTTGTCGAAGCTTCATTGCTGCCAATTGGTATCGGACCGTTGCGATTTGAATCGGGTGGACGGAGTTCGATTGCTCACCGATCGTATTTAAGAATGCCAAGGTTTGCGAGAATCGATAGTCAAGTGATCGCGGCTCGGAAGGTTCGGTCTTTTCCGTCCCGCCTTTGAATCGATCGAAGAACGACGGTGCGGCAGCATTCGAGTCTCGATTCCCTCCGATGGATTGTTGGTACTGTTCATGTAGCTTCGGCAACTCCACGGCTGCAAGTCGTTGGAATTCGATAACGACCTGTTGCCTGACTTCTTGATTTGCCAGGGCCACCAAGAACAACGTCGTCAGAATATCTCGGGAATCGAGCATCGCCACCGATAGAGAGACATTGCCTCCGCTAAGTCTGCGAATGTTCTCCAGACACGGCCCGTAGAAGAAGGCTTCTTCAAATCGCCCTGGATTCGATGCAGCACATTGAGCCGCCACATTGGCTAAAGCGGTACGGAACAACTGCTGGGACTTCTGGCTCATTTGACGAGCGTGACTAAGGTACAGGTCAACAGCTCCGTGAACCCCTTCCACCGCCGCATCATCGGGGACGGTAAACTGGGCGACATGGAATCCAAGCTTGATCTGACCCACGGGCTGATCAATCTCATAGACCATCCGCGTGATCGCATTGACGCCTTCGAGGGGACCTCGCAAATGCAGCAAGCCCTCGCCTGCAACCGTGATCTGCACTTGATCAACCGGCGCTGAATAGAGTTGCATCTGCGGCTGTTGATCACCTTTGAGTGACCTCGTCGGGGCAACGGGCTGTCCCACAGGGTCTCGCACCATGGCGATCACCTTCTCCGTGTCACGGCTGTAATACAGCGGAATCATCCGGGTCGCCTCGACACGGTTTCGTGACGAAATCGCAATCGATTCCTTGATCTCCTGCGAGTCGCAAATCGCCGCAGTCAAACCAAAGCCGAGTAAGACGCACGCGATGCCACAGGCCCGGGAAAAGCCAGTCTGGATCTTGGTCAATGCGCTGGTGCGTCCTGAAGCATGCATCGATATTTTGTGTTGTGCTCGCTTCCTGCGTCATGAATCGGCTCGAACTTCAGTCGAATCTTATAGCACTTGGCAAATACCAGATAAAGATCATTTGCAAATCGCGTCATGCCGAGGGTCTATTGTTCTGGTGCACATCCTGCAGTGCGATCTTAGCCCAACCCCCCCATGCTTCCACCGTGCAGGTCCTTAAGGGCGATGGCCGATTCAAGCGAAATCTCGAGCATTAATAGATCGTTCACGGCGTTGGACGGGAGCCTGGGAACACGTGTTTTAGGTGACCACAACCGAGCAACTGCACGAATCTCGGAGAGAGCGAGTGCGCATTGCGCAATGTGAGTGTCGTAGTTTTGCGAATAGACGTCCAAGCCAGACCGAGTGATGCTGCATAGCACCAACAAACTGATTGACTCAAAAAGAGAAGGAATGCGACGCATGAAAGTTATCATTGTAGGTGGTGTCGCCGGCGGTGCTTCCTGTGCCGCACGTTTGCGCCGCCTTGACGAAAAGGCAGAGATCTTGATGGTCGAGCGTGGACCTTATGTTTCCTACGCGAACTGTGGCTTGCCGTACCACGTCAGCGGCGTGATCGAAAAAGAAGCGAGCCTGTTGGTCGCCAGTGAGAGACTGTTTCGTGAACAGTTTGCAATCGACGTGCGCACCAACTGCGAAGCCGTGTCGATTTCCGCAAAGGACAAAACGGTCCAACTGCGGAATGTCTTAACCGGCGAAACCACGACCGAGTCCTACGACAAACTGGTTCTTTCCCCTGGTGCCCCATCGCTTTGCCCGCCGCTGCCAGGCGTCGATTTGCCGGGGATCTTTCATGTTCGGACCGTGCCCGATGCGCGAACGATCCGCCAATGGATCGAAAGCGGGACGACATTTTTAACTGGGATGGCTAACTATACCGGCATGCAAATGGCCAAACCGACGCGACGAGCGGTGGTCGTCGGTGGCGGTTTCATCGGTCTCGAAATGGCGGAAAACTTGACGCATCTTGGCCTCGAAGTGAAGGTCATCCAAAGGGGAACTCAAGTGCTCGGACCGCTCGATCCCGAGATGGCTCTTGTCATTGAGAATCATTTAACAAGGCACGGCGTGCATGTCGTGTTCGGAGACGGAGCGGCGGGGTTTAGCCAACTGGACAACGGTGGCATCGAGGTCCAAACAGCGTCAGGAAAGACCTATCCAGCCGACATTGTCATTTTTGCCATCGGTGTACGACCCGAGACGAAGCTAGCCCAAACCGCTGGGATTGAGATCGGCGAGCGTGGTGGGATTCGTGTTAACGATTCGATGCAGACAAGTGATCCCAACATTTACGCGGTTGGTGACGCGATCGAAGTGAAGGATTTTGTTACCGGTAAGTGGAGCCTCGTCGCGCTGGCAGGACCGGCGAACCGCCAGGGCCGAATCGCAGCCGATGTGATTGCCGGACGCGATTCAAAGTACCGCGGAACCCAAGGGACTTCGATCATCGGTTTGTTCGGAGGCGCAGCGGCTTGGACCGGGGCCAGCGAGAAGACGTTGAAGCGACTCGGTGACGACGACTACGAAAAGATTTACCTCTACCCGAACGCGCACGCCGGTTACTATCCCGGTGCCAAGATGCTGGGCCTAAAGGTGATTTTTCGCAAATCCAGTGGACTGGTTTTGGGTGCACAAGCGATCGGTGAAGACGGACCTGCGGTGGACAAACGCATCAGCGCTATAGCGATGGCGATCCAGCTTGGTGCGACCGTCTACGATCTCGAGGAATCCGAGCTTTGCTATGCACCTCAGTTCGGCAGTGCCAAGGATCCAGTGAATTTTGCGGGGATGGTCGCAGGCAACATTCTGCGCGGTGATATGCCGGTGTGTCATTGGGAAACCACTGGCTGTGAATTCCTGCTTGATGTGCGCGAGCCGGTGGAGTTGGCGATCGAACAAGTTTCCGGTGCGATCAACATACCGCTCGGCCAACTTCGTTCGCGTCTTGACGAGCTACCTCGCAACCGCGAGATCCATGTGATTTGTCGTTCAGCGCAGCGTGCCTACTATGCAGTTCGCATTCTGTTGCAAAACGGATTCAAGGCCAAGATCGTTTCCGGCGGCATGTTGGCCCGAACGCACGCAGTGTCATAGCTGGATAAGGCGGCTTCGCCGCAATCTACTGTGGCTGTGGCTTCCAGCCTCAGTCGGTTTTGATCTGGGGCTGGAAGCCCCAGCCACGTAGCGGATCACGGGCATCAACACAGTACCGAACCATAGGAACCATGAAATGACGAATAGCACGGCAACTCAGAACGAAAACACAGCACGAGTCACGGCAGATGACGCTCGAATCGATCGGCTGAAAGAGCGCAACAGAAGTACACCTCAGGAGCTTGATTTCGAGCGGATCAGGATCATGAAAGAGGTGTATGAAGCGACGCCCGGTGACGTACAGATCCTGCGGCGTGCCAAGTTCCTGGCGGCTCTGTTGGAACGCAAAAAGCTTTTCATTGATGACAACCTCTTCGTGGGTGCCATGGCAGGAAGCTACAAGGCTATCTACCCCAATCCCGAGTGGAACGTCCTGTGGATGAAGGAAGAGAAAACCGTTGAAAAATCGAAAACCAAGGAAGACAAAGAAGCCAATGCATGGGCGCTCGAGTACTGGGACGAGCGTGGGCTGAAGAGCCGGACGGAATCCATATTCCAACAGCGATATGGTTTCGATCCGGCCCCGTGCTACGAATCTGGTCTCGTTGTTCCGTTCCATGACTGGCCGGGTGGCGGCGGCAATCTCAACTACCCGATGGTTTACCAGCAGGGTCTTGCCAGTGTCATCAAGGATGTCGAAGAGCGGATGATGTCCCTGGAAATGCGTCTGGAGAACACAGACAAACTTTACTTCTACCAGGCCAGTCTCATTGTGATGAAAGCGATGATCCGCTGGGCGAACCGTTATGCCGAGTTGGCTCGCGAAATGGCTGCTAAGGAGAAAGACGAAGTCCGCAAGGCGGAATTGATCGCCATTGCCGAGACCTGCGAGCATGTGCCCGAGCACCCGGCCCGCAACCTGCGGGAGGTCATGCAGTGCCATTTCTTCTGTCACCTGGCCGCAGAACTTGAGCAGGTCGGCTGCGGATATTCAGAGGCCTACCTGGGCCAGAACCTGCAGCCCTACTACCAAGCCGACAAGGATGCCGGGCTGATTGACTATGACGATGCCGTCTTTATGTTCCAGAACCTCGTTGTCAGGTTGAATGAGATTAACTATTACTACGGCGAGAAAGTTGCCCTGCAGAACTCTGCCGACCTGGGGCAAAGTATTACCCTTGCGGGCTATACCGAAGAGGGGGGAGATGCCACGGCGGAGATGGACTACGTGATCCTCGATGCCTGCACCTATCTATCTTTCCCCCAGCCACCATTGTCCTGTGCACTCACCCCTAAAACGCCGGGCAAATTCCTCGAAAAAGTGCTCGATTGTATCGGTACCGGGGTCGGCATGCCCCAGTTCGTTAATGCCGACGTGATGGTAGAGCGGGCACTGTACCTGTGGGGGAACACGGAGAGAAATGGCGCTCTTCCCCTCGGTAAGGCCAGGCGGACCTGTGTCGGGGCGTGCGTGGGGAGTTACATCCCCTATGAAACAGGTCATCCGGTGGAGGGACAGCCTAATCTCGGCAAGGTGCTCGAGCTAACCCTGAACAACGGCTTCGATCCTCGCACCAAAAAGCAGGTCGGGCCCAAGACAGGCGATCCAGAGACCTTCAAGGACTTTGAGGAGCTGTATGCGGCATTTGAAGGGCAGCTTCAATTCGCTGAAGATGTTCTCCGCCGGGGAGCCTGGATTGCGAGCATGCTGAATGCCGACTTCCTGCCCTGTACCTGGCGATCCATCCTGACCAAGGGCTGCATTGAAACCGGCCTCGAAACCTGGAAAGGCGGCGCCAACTATTACACGGTCGCCCAGATCTCTGTCGGAGCAGTGGATGCGGGGAATGGACTGATGGCCATCAAGGATCTCGTATTCGACAAGAAGAAGCTGCCCATGGCTGAACTCAAGAAAGCCCTGGCGGCCAATTTCGAAGGGGAATACGAAAAGGTCCATAAGATGTGCTACGAGGATGTACCCAAATACGGCAACGATATCGATGAAGTGGACTTCATGGTTCGCAGGGTGAATGACAGCGTATTGCGTGCATTTGAAAGTGTAGACGGCGGTGGCAACTACATCAGCAAGGACATCAAGACCTCGATGGACCAGTACACCAAGAGCGTGCACAACCTGATGGGCTTGGTGACCGGCGCATTGCCCACCGGCAAGAGAGCCGGTGTGGCGCTCACCGATGGAAGTTTGTCTGCCATGCCGGGGACCGACACCCACGGCGCTACCGCGCTGATAATGTCTGCAACCAAGGGTAACGATCCCGTCAAGTGGTGTGCAACGCATATGAACCTGAAGCTCCCGCCAGATCAATTAAAGACGCGGAAAGGCCGGGACAGCGTGCTGAACCTGGTCAGAACCTTGTTCCAAAACGGTGGCTATCACGCTCAGTTCAATGTGCTGGATACGGAGATGCTGAGAGATGCACAGAAACATCCGGAAAACTATCGTGACCTCGTGGTTCGTGTTGCAGGATTCAGCGCGTTTTTTACCCAACTCCATGTGGGCGTGCAGAACGAAGTGATCGAACGCACTTTGCAGCGTTGCTAGTGACGTTTAACGGGACTGGTACGGCGTGTCGCTACGCCACGCCGTACCGGATCGTCCATTATCATTAAAACACAGGTCACGACAATGAATAGGGAAAAGAGACGAATTGCGATCAACGTGGGGGCTGGCTTCGTGCCAGGACTGAATGCGGTGATCAAGGGCGCGGCGCTGGCGGCCACGAGACTGGGGTGGGAGCTTGTCGGAATCCGCGACGGGTTTAGCGGAGTTTTGAACCCGGATCAATACGACGAGGGTGGGATACTGCCACTGAGTCCGGCACTGATCGACAACCTCGATCCCTCCGGAAGCCGCCTGCTGGGCATGTCCCGCCGCGTCGATCCATTTCACGTGAGGTGCGAAGATGAATACGGCATGCTGGAGGAACGCGACATGTCGGATCAACTGCTGGCCACGCTCAAGCAGGAAGGCATCGATGCGGTGATTTCTGTCGTGGGCATGCAGGGATTGAGTATTCTCTTTAAGCTGAATCAGAAAGGCCTGAATACGATCTGCGTGCCGCGATCGATCGAGAACGACATTGCATCAACGATGGTCTCCTTTGGTTTCAACAGCACGCTGAGCTTCACCATCGAAATGCTCGATCGTGCACGACAGGCGGCACAAGCATCGCAGCAGGTCTTCGTTGTCGAAGTGCTCGGCGAGCAAGCTGGCTGGCTCGCTTTGCAGTCCGGTATCGCCGCCGGTGCCGATGCAGTGGTGATCCCCGAAATTCCGTGCAAGCTCGATGAACTGGCAGCCGAACTGCAGTCGCGGGTCAACGCCCAGCGTCCTTTTGGCTTGATCGTGGTCGCCCAGGGTGCCCGATTCGTGGAGGACGCGAAACCTGCCGACTCTGAACCCGCCGTCAATTCACTGAAGGCATCTCTGTCACCCATGGCCACCGAACCGAGTGGGGCGCACACCATCAACCGCTCAGGATTTGCTGCAGAGACCGTTGCCAATGGACTTCAACAACGCACGGCTTTGGCTGCCAAGTCCATGGTGCTCGGACCTTGGGTCCGCGGAGGTGCTTCATCCGCCGTGGACCGTCAGTTGGGCTTGGCGTATGGCGCTGCAGCAGTCAACGCCCTCGAGGCCGGCAAGGACGGTGCAATGGTCGCCTTTGTTCCACCTGACATCAAGTATGTACCGCTGGAGGACGCGATCAACAAAGTCAGAACGGTGACTGAGAACAACGAGTTCATTCAGATTGCCCGTTCCCTTGGCATCTATTTTGGAGGGAAACAATCATGAGCCCAACGACCAAAAACGCCGCTCTAACTGGCCGAGTCCTGAACATCCAGCGTTATTGCAGCCATGACGGCCCCGGCACTCGCACCAGCGTTTTCCTCAAGGGCTGTTCGTTGCGTTGCAAGTGGTGCAGTAACCCTGAAAGCATCCGCCCCAAGCCTGAACTTGGCTATGACCCCAAACTGTGCGTCGGCAAAAAGGAATGCGGTGCGTGCTTGAAAGATCCTTTCCCTCAGGGCGCCTTCTACACGCTCGATGGGCCGGATGACAAAGTCCATGTGAACTGGGATCTGGCCAGTGGCTGCACGGCCGAGCACACCACGCTCTGTCCAACAGACGCTCTGTATATGTTCGGCGAAGAGATGACTGTCGACCAAGTATTAAACGAAGTGGAGAAAGACGCCTCCTTCTACCACAACACCGGCGGGGGCATGACGCTCAGCGGCGGGGAATGCATGTTGCAACCCGATTTCAGCGCCGCATTGCTGGAAGAAGCACACAATCGTGGCATCAATACGGCCGTCGAAACGGCATGCAATGTTCCCTGGGAGTTCGTCGAGAAGGTGCTGCCACACGTCGACACGATGTTGCATGACCACAAGCTGACGATCCCAGATCGGCACAAGAAATGGACTGGCGTGGACAACAAACGCATCCTCAACAACTTCAAGCGAGCCTACGAAACCTTCCCTGATATCGACTTCATCGCGCGGACGCCGCTGATCCCAGGAGTCAATGCCGATGAGGAACACATCCGAGCGGTGTTGGCGTTCATTCGTCCCCACAAGAACGTGATCGATTACGAGTTGTTGCCGTATCACCGATTTGGTTTGGGCAAGTACGACTTCCTCGGCAAGGTTTACGAACTGGCGGATTTCCAGTCACCGTCGGATGATCTGGTCAAGCATCTTCAAGCGATCATCGACGAAGCATTCGGACGAACGCTGGTAAGCACAGCTCCCTAACTGGACAGCGCTACTTTGGGTGAGCTGCAAGGCGCTCACTGAATGACAAGCGGGCGATGTCCCGCTAGAAACCATTTCCCGAAACCAATCCGTAACGATTTGGAAATCAAGAGAGAAAGAGACACCAATGTCAGAGGAAATACCCTCCGTTCCGAAAGCAAAGCAAACCGTTTTGGGTCTCTATGTGACGGCGCAAGAAGCCTATGCAAGCTGGCAGGCCGATCCCGACAACGTGAAGATTCTGGATGTTCGCACACCCGAAGAATTCCTCTTCGTCGGACATCCACCGATGGCATGGTTGGTCCCCGTTGTCGCACAAAGCTACGCATGGGATGCAGAAAAGGGCAAGTTTCCGATGACCATGCTGCCGGACTTTGTCTCGCGGGTGTTGGAAGTTGCAAAGCCCGATGACACGATTTATGTCACTTGCCGTTCAGGCGGGCGCAGTGCCATTGCCTGCAATTTGCTTGCGAATGCCGGATTCACCAAGGTCCATAACATCATCGACGGCATGGAGGGAGATGGAAACGGAGATTCAGATAGTTCGGCTCAGGGCGGCTGGAAAAACTCGGGCTGCCCGTGGACAAAAAAGCTCACTCCCGAGCGGATGATTCTGCCTAAAAGCCCCCTGAGTACTTAATGCCGTTGATGGCACCGAGGTTTTCCATGGTTGTGAACAGCTAAGTGAAAAAGCTGTGCCCCGTGAAGAAGAGGTCCCCAGCGAAGACTAGGAAACTTGAGTATATTTGAGTGGATCATTTACCAGCATTGTGTTTCCGATAACTGCAAGAAGAAGATGAACCTTGGAAACTTTCATCATCATTGGCGTCGTACTCGTTATCGTCGTACTCTGTTCAACGAGCAGTACCATTAGTGGAGCCTTGATTCCGCAGAGCGTTCGTGATGCCGTATCGAAACTGATGCCCGGCAGTCCGATCGTGGATGCGACGGCAAACATGGAAGGTGAAACAGTCGTGTTTGTGGGCAGCAAAGCGAATTCAAAAACGGTTTACGTTCGGCGCGGTGGCGAGATGACCACGGCGTGTACTTATAGTAGTGCTTCAAGGTTCCCTCGTAGCGGGACGTTTGCCTTTATCGGGTTTGAGCATAATCTAAAGCCGGGCATGGAAGCCATGGCAGAGCAAGCCGAGACACGCATTCGAAAATGTCTGACGGAGGCATTAGCACTGAAGCAGTTTCAACTCGCGGAACAAGAGGTTGCAGACATTTTGATCACTGTCTTTTGTGCTCTGGACGACCACGTCGAACTCTTCACTCTGGGGGAAGCCTTTGACGAACCCGATGGCCACAAATGGGGCACAGCCCTGAGGACCGCGTTAAGACACGATCAGGTCGACGAAATGGCAACCTTTGCCAGAGGTTCACTGTTGATCGAGGTGGTGGATGCGACGACCGATGACGTTTGGCAGGCCGTGGCCATGGCGGACATCGTTGTCGAAGTCAGTGAAAAGGAGCGGGCTCGAAGAACGCATCGGGCAATCTTCCAGATGCTCGATAAGTTCCCACCCAAATCAGCCAAGCAATCGCCTCAATGTGAAGGCTAGCGTTGCGTTTTGCGCAATGCCCATGTCGTAGTTCTACGAATGGTCTCCGTTTTTCGCGTCTGCTAGACTCGAACGCGGAAATCCAGCGGGTTCAGCGCTAATGCAAGTCTACGAAACGGAAAAATCGGAGCAAAATCACTATGTCGAAAGCCAAACGTCCAAAGAATTCCGACACCCAAAAAAAGGGGAAGTCGGCGCACTCGGAGCTGGGTGGAGGGTTGGATAGAATCGCTGAGTTGGCGGCAGCGCATCCCCATCTGGAAGAAGAGCTTACTTCTATTGCCGAGCTGGTGATTGCCAAGCTGGATGAAAAGGGAACATCGCAACCACACGAGAGCGACGACAAGAAGGCTTCGGAACAGCAGAATGTTGAAAAAGTGACAAAAAGGCAAAAAGGGAGCAGTTCAAAAATGGCCAATAAAATCAAAGAAACCACCTATGCCAACACCAAGCTCAACAAGGTGAAGCTGAACTGGAAAGAGGTCTATTACACCAACTGCCCGCTCGTTTCGGCGTCGAATGTCGACGAAGGCATCGGCTTGACCAAGAAGGAGTTCAAGAAGATCGGGGTGAACTATCGCTACCTGCGTTCCACCCCCGAAAACGACTGGTATCCGCATTACATCCACAACATGGACAACCTGATCCGCTTCGGCGGACTATTCCCGGCCATCGATGTTCGCGGAAACCTCAAAGAGACCTGCCTTTTGGGTGTCACGCAGATGCCTGCCGAGGGCGGCGTGATGATGGTGCGTTCTGGAGATGACATCTACAAGATGTCCGATCTGAAAGGCAAGAAGATCGGTCTCTCCAAGAGCATGAACAAGATCAAGGACGATTGGTGGCGCATTCAGGAGCACCAAGGGATCGAACTCATGCTCCGGATGAACGACATGACCATGGACGACATCGAGCTCGTCGAGTTTCCCTATGCCGACGACTGGTACAACGATCCGGAAATGTTGAAGTCGTCGGTCATGGAGCTCTCGATCGACCTGTGGCTCAAACGCGACCACAAGCACGACCTGGCCTTCCGCCCGCTGGAAAGCGCTCTGGAAAAAGGTACCATCGATGCGATGTACACGCAGACCAAGCCGCTCCAGCAGCTCTCCGAGGATACAGGTAAGTTCGCGGCGATCGAGGACCTCTCCCGCTATCCGGACTGGCGTCTGCAGGTAGCCAACATTCCCGCTGCCATCACCTGCACCAAGGTCATGGCTGACAAGCACCCCGAACTCGCCGTCACCTTCATGAAGGGCATGATTCGGGCCGGTCGCTGGGCCAATGAGAACAAGCGCGCCGCGGCGGAGATTCTCGACCAGCAGACCTTCTACCGCGATGTCGAGCACACCTACCAGGGAATCCGGGACGTGGACCTCGTGCCGAACCTCTCCCTTTTGAACGTGGCCTCCGTCGAAATCGGCAAGAACTTCATGTTCAGCCACGGCTACATCAAGAACGACTTCGATGTGAGCGAATGGGCCGCGCCCGAGTTCCTCGAACAAGCCGGTCGGGAACTGCTGGAGGAGGAATGGAAGAAGCGGAGCACCGCCAAGCTTCCCGAAGCTGCGGACCCACTGGCAGGCGGAGGAAAGCTCGGCTAGCCCTTCAACTCAAGGCGACCGGGCCTCGTTCATGAACCAATCACCATCACCGCCGGTCCGGTGATGGGCAATGAATCAACCGGAAGCCACAACGATGTCTGACAAAACAGACAAAAGCGGAGAACCGACAGCAGGTTCTGCCGCCGATCTCTCAAAAGCGGCACCGCAGATCAAGGAGACGACGTTCGAAAATACAAAACTGAGCACAGCTCCATTGGACTGGAACGAGGTCTGGTACACCAACTGCGTGCTCATATCCGCCGCTAACGTCGATCAGGATCTGGGTTGGACCAGGGAGGAGTTCAAGAAGATCGGCGTGAAGTTTGCCTACCTCCGTTCCGTCGGTGAAAACGACTGGTATCCGCACTACATCCACAACCTGGACAACCTGATCCGCTTCGGCGGCCTGTTTCCGCCCATCGCCGTTCACGCGGACCTCCGCCGGACCCGACTGTTGGGGGTGACGCATGCTCCGCACGAGGGCGGCTGCATGATGGTGCGCGCCCGGGACGACATCTACCGGATGATCGACCTGAAAGGCAAGAAGATCGGCCTCTCCAAGAGCCTCAACACCATCAAGAACGATTGGTGGCGCATCCAGGAGGAACAGGGCATCGAGTTGATGCTGCGGATGAACGGCATGACTAGGGAAGACGTCGAGATCTTGGAGTTCCCCTACGCGGACGATTGGTACAACGATCCCGAAATGCTGAACCCCATCGAAAACCCGTCCGAATTGCAGACCATGCGCGACCACAAGCACGACTTGTCCCAGCGTCCGTTGGAGCCCGCGCTGGAGACAGGCGTTGTCGATGCGATCTACACGCAAAGCAAAGTCTTCCAGCAACTGCAGGAAGCGACGGGCAAGTTCAAAGCGATCGAAGATCTGTCCCGTTATCCGGACTGGACCCTGCAGGTGGCCAACATCCCCGCGGCCATCACCTGCACCGAGGTCATGGCCGAGAAGCACCCTGAACTCGTCGTGGCATACATGAAGGGCATGATCAAGGTTGGACGCTGGGCCAACGAGCACAAGCATGCCGCAGCAGAGATCCTCGACCGCACGACCCTCTACCTGGACGTCGAGCACACCTACCGCGGGATCGAGCACATCGACATGGTGCCCAACCTGTCGCCGCAGAACTTGGCCTCCGTGGAGATCGGAAAGGACTTCATGCTTAGCCACGGCTACATCAAGAACGACTTCGATGTGCAGCAGTGGGCCGCGCCGGAGTTCCTCGAGCAGGCGGCGAAAGAGTTGCTCAACGAGCAGTGGGTGAAGAAGACCGGGGAGAAGCTTCCCAAGGCTCCGGCGGCACGGATAGGGTAGTCTGGAACACTTCAGTCCCGTTCTGCCTTCCCAATGGGTCGGCAGAAGCGGGAAGTTTGAAATCAAAAAAAAGGTAAGGATGATGGCGAAGCACACGACGGATACCGGGAAACCGGCCTGTTGCGGCCCCGGCGTCCTTACAGCATGCACGATCAAGAATGTTGAAGAGAAGAACGTGACAGATAAGAAAAATACGCGGATGCAGCAACTCGGTTACCGTAAACCGGCTGATGTGCCGGAGCCCGATCAACTCGTCCTGGTCGAGTTCGTCTCTGACGGGCGCGTGGCGATCATCACCCTCAATCGCCCGCATGCCGATAACGCCATCACAACGGAACTGGCCGCGCAACTGATCGAAGTCCTCGAGACGATCGCAGCCCGTTCCTCCGTGCGTGTCGCCATCCTGACCGGAGCGGGAGACCGAGCCTTCTCGGTGGGCGGCGACCTGTACCAGCGTAATGAGATGACCAAAGAACAATGGCTGCGGCAACGCCAGGTTTT
It contains:
- a CDS encoding DUF4136 domain-containing protein translates to METFIIIGVVLVIVVLCSTSSTISGALIPQSVRDAVSKLMPGSPIVDATANMEGETVVFVGSKANSKTVYVRRGGEMTTACTYSSASRFPRSGTFAFIGFEHNLKPGMEAMAEQAETRIRKCLTEALALKQFQLAEQEVADILITVFCALDDHVELFTLGEAFDEPDGHKWGTALRTALRHDQVDEMATFARGSLLIEVVDATTDDVWQAVAMADIVVEVSEKERARRTHRAIFQMLDKFPPKSAKQSPQCEG
- a CDS encoding ABC transporter substrate-binding protein gives rise to the protein MSKAKRPKNSDTQKKGKSAHSELGGGLDRIAELAAAHPHLEEELTSIAELVIAKLDEKGTSQPHESDDKKASEQQNVEKVTKRQKGSSSKMANKIKETTYANTKLNKVKLNWKEVYYTNCPLVSASNVDEGIGLTKKEFKKIGVNYRYLRSTPENDWYPHYIHNMDNLIRFGGLFPAIDVRGNLKETCLLGVTQMPAEGGVMMVRSGDDIYKMSDLKGKKIGLSKSMNKIKDDWWRIQEHQGIELMLRMNDMTMDDIELVEFPYADDWYNDPEMLKSSVMELSIDLWLKRDHKHDLAFRPLESALEKGTIDAMYTQTKPLQQLSEDTGKFAAIEDLSRYPDWRLQVANIPAAITCTKVMADKHPELAVTFMKGMIRAGRWANENKRAAAEILDQQTFYRDVEHTYQGIRDVDLVPNLSLLNVASVEIGKNFMFSHGYIKNDFDVSEWAAPEFLEQAGRELLEEEWKKRSTAKLPEAADPLAGGGKLG
- a CDS encoding ABC transporter substrate-binding protein, encoding MSDKTDKSGEPTAGSAADLSKAAPQIKETTFENTKLSTAPLDWNEVWYTNCVLISAANVDQDLGWTREEFKKIGVKFAYLRSVGENDWYPHYIHNLDNLIRFGGLFPPIAVHADLRRTRLLGVTHAPHEGGCMMVRARDDIYRMIDLKGKKIGLSKSLNTIKNDWWRIQEEQGIELMLRMNGMTREDVEILEFPYADDWYNDPEMLNPIENPSELQTMRDHKHDLSQRPLEPALETGVVDAIYTQSKVFQQLQEATGKFKAIEDLSRYPDWTLQVANIPAAITCTEVMAEKHPELVVAYMKGMIKVGRWANEHKHAAAEILDRTTLYLDVEHTYRGIEHIDMVPNLSPQNLASVEIGKDFMLSHGYIKNDFDVQQWAAPEFLEQAAKELLNEQWVKKTGEKLPKAPAARIG